CGAAGCTGTATTTTTGTGTTTGTTGGGTTTCTTTCTGTAATATCTCCGGTGTAATTCGTCTTCTTGTTTCCGCAAAAAACCTATATAAAAAAGCATTCGGGTTTAGGTGCGTTTGTGACAATTGGTACCACATCAACGGTTTGACAGCTGCTCCAACCATCGTTTTTAAGACAGTAAGTCTTATAatatagtatcatgcatatgatactactgtatgatactatctctatagtggatAGTATCATAGATTAGTATCATAGGCATACTATATTTATTGCTTTTTAAAATCTCAATGTAaatatgtgtacaagatttgtttggcattaaATTTTCTCGTGATATacgctatgatacaatattcaCCTATGTTCCTGTAATCTCCTCTCTCTtctttaattagctgccacatcataaTTTTTGTGAGACCAacatgcatgatactagctatgatactagcactatggctagcctaaagCCTTGGGAGCGCTCTACCGCCTAAGTGACTGCTTAAGCGTCTAAAGTGGACCTAATAGGGGCAAAGCTCTAAGACGTTGGGGGCGTTCTATTGTCTAAGTGTTGCTTAAGCATCCTAGGATGAACATCTTAAAAACAGGCTCCAACCAAATGGTTTTCAGATTTTTCATAGTTCTCACTTCATAGCAGCGGCTCGAACCAAGAGATTTTCATATTTTTCATAGGTCTCACTTCAGGGCGGCGGCTTTCTTATAGTTCACACAGCTCACAACTGATTTTTTAGAATCCCCGGCAACTCAAACTTGCATGATCATCATGAAATAGAGGAGCTATGAATAACTCTGAATTTGCCAATACTCAGAATTCGTGatttaaagtttcaaaaaaattaaaaaaacattcTAGAGATAGCCAATGATGTATACAACAATGGTGTAAAATCTCAATACAAACAACTTCATATTCTAGGCTATACAAAAATTACAATTTTTGACAATTTTTATAGTGAATACTGTACATGTCAATACTATTAAATTTCTCAGATTTTGTCAATTTTGTGTAGTCTAGAATGCAAATCAGCCTGTATTGAGATTTTACATCATCGTAGCATTCATCACTACGGCAAAACAGGGCTTTGCCGTGCAGcccaaacgcacggcaaagggacaAACCGgctcggcaaagcctttgccgtgcggccgtgCACGGCAAAGACTGCTCGGCAAAGATCCGCCCGGCAAAGGGGTCTTTGCCGTGTGTCGCGCGAaagtcgcacggcaaaggctttgccgagcgACGCAGCGTTGCCGTGAGCTGTGGCCTCGTTGCCGTGCGGattcctttgccgtgcgtttggcctctttgccgtgcgagtttctttgccgtgcgcttcctctccaactcgcacggcaaagatttggcTTTGCCGTGTGCTTCTCTTCCACCATGCACGGCAAAGGTAGGTACAGCAACGTCAGGTGGGCAGCGTGGGcagcctttgccgtgtgcatgtgcACGGCAAAGAGTGCCCTTGCCGTGTGCTgtggcctttgccgtgtgcatgtgcacggcaaagattGTGCAAATTTTGCCAGAATTTTCCTGCTTCCCCATTAATCCCTGCATATGCAATTCACAAATACAAATAACAGTCCAGATACACATATAGCACAATATATAGAGTATTGCATCATCAACAACATAGTTCATATCCAACAAAGTCCATACAATAGTTCCAAGTCGCATAATTAGTTCATACAAGCAACATCAACATCAAAGTCTCCAACATAGAATGTTCCAAGTCGCACAACAAGTTCATACACAAGCAACATCAACCTTGGCCTcttccttgtccttctccacttccttgtccatctccacttccttgtccttctccacCTCCTACAAGTTCATAGATATCTATGCATAAGtggcatggaatggctaaaattgacatgtaagaacTAGGATTGACATGGAAGAAGTAGAATTgatatggaatggctaaaattgacatggaagaagtagaattgacatggaatggctaaaattgacatggaagaactcaaattgacatggaatggctaaaattgacatggaagaactagaattgacatggaatggctaaaattgaacataatcgctagaatttggatgaaatggctaaaattcaacataatggctaaggatgacatggaatggctaaaattaacATGGAATAGGTAAAATTGAACATCTTATAAAATTGACATGGTTGAATGGCTAAAATTCACAAGTGACATGGTATGGAAGAATTAGAAGTGTAGGAGAACTCACCTAGAAAGCTGCTGCAGCTCCGGATGATGCCCGTATTGTTGACGGTCAAGCCGGTGTCGGCGGGCTCGACTTGGCGCTTCGGAGGAGCGCCATCACAGCGGATCGGGCGCGGGGATCTGCAATATCCAAAGTTCGGTTAGACAACAAACAAGATTGAGACGGAGATATTAAGTTAACCACTTACAAAATGTGGGAACATAGGAGGACACGACGTGCTAGGACCACTACTCCCCGGTGGTGAAGTCAGCACGGTCTGGTTCATGAACATCTGCTGGAACATCTGCTTTGTTGTTGCATCTGCTGCAACATCTGCTGCTGCATCTGCATGTTCTCCCTAAGCTGCTTCTTTGCATCTGCATCTGCTCCTCTTGGTGCCTCCGTTCCCTTTCTTCCATCTccgcctacgttgtgttgccgcgatgtcagtaacattgcaatggaaaacatgtaatgaagcgtagaggatcgacgaagaacttacccgtaacttctcgatagctaggtccgaagcccgtgggcgggtctctaccgaggctgctcgctcgtacgcccacgacggatctggcgtagagatggaatggtacttgggtcgactaacccgtcggcaatccataggcggccacccttcttgccttgtcccgcaagcaccgcaacctcaaCGTCAAACTCTTCGGTGGTTGGGTGGCGTCTTCGCCGTGCTTGTCCTTGAACTTCGAGCGATGCACGCGCCACACTGGCCCTCCGCTAGGTCGTTTGACCCACAAGGACCCCGTTTCAGGATGCGGCTCCTTCCTGGTCTTCGACTTTTGGAAAAAGCCAAACAAGTTTGGTGCCACGCACATCTTCACTTCCTGCAAAGAGTACATGCAATTAAGTGAAGAGGGAGACACTTGCAGGCTAGCAATAACATAAAACGAAAGAATGAAGAAACCACTTGCTCACCTCATCCTGCAAGGTAAGGGCCAAGTTCTTGCTGCCCAGGACATGTGATCCACCTCCCATCTCTGAACGCTTcgcttgccctcctcgtgcttccggCGTACTCGCGTGATGTCCACCATATGACCATCGCAAGAAAGCACGCCCTGTCTTccccgacgtactgaggagggtgctacatacacaagatagacccattattagaacataaactacatgaaaatgcggaaataaataacacatcgatgctaatacctgcaggtactgccatggtgccatgagcgtatcccgacaatcagccttactcatccaaactttgcgctcggcgtgccagtcgcggacgcctttggacacgtgcctcgtagtgcatgccgaTCACCCTCACCCTGCACAACTCGTGTAAGATAACGTCGCACGCAATTTCCTTGCCCTCagccctcttgaagtatttctcgcaaccatgcacataggtaaaataAGATGAATTAGAGCAACTATTGGTAGCCAAGAAGTGTTTGAATGCTAAGAAgccaaaagtcacgtacccagaagtGGCGGACAACCCGCTCTTGCATGTTTCCGTACTTGCCGCTAGGATCTTCCGCGTAGCTGTAGTGCTTCCAAGTCCAAGCCACGTCGCGGCCACCGGTAGGGAGATTGACAATCCCAGGAAATGCTTCCTAATTATGCCTCCAAGGATGTTCGGGTACTCACGTGTCGGCTTCCTCCTCGGGTCGCCATACTTGAACATGCTGCACAACGAAATGCCAAAATCAGTATGCATGTGATAAAAATatgtataatgataaaaatttcaataatggaatgccaaaatcagcatgtacctctttccagcgggcacgagaacaacatcgcggaaggcccaagtttttagcttggggagtttcgtaatcccgcgcctatacggcttcttgtcccgtGGTTCCAGCCTCTCCTCGGCTGCAACGTACACCTCCTCCACCGGCGGAGACCAAACTAGGGTCGGGTCTAGCTCCTGCGGCATACCCCCCAGCCCCTCATCCTCCTCGaggtcctccccaccgtcctccccaccgtcctccccaccgtcctccccaccgtcctccccactgtcctccccaccgtcctccccaccgtcctccccaccggcctcctcgtcctgcccaccgtgctcctcaccgtcctcctcgtcctccccaccccactgctcctcgtcatcatcctcggctgggggaggactaggagaaggggtacgaagtcgccgtggctgggCATTCTTCCTCCGTGGTGGAGGGCTAGGAGGAGCGCTAGGAGGAGCGCTAGGAGGACGTGTCTGCGACGACGAACCACTCGAAAGTCCCACAAGCTCAGCCACGGCCTTGATCTTCTTTTTGAAACctccctttctttttcttggcggcatgtttcaatcacctgcaaacacaatgaaaagagtggtttattagtatgcaatgtaaacagatgaatattagtgaaatcaacaataaatagcacatagttcagtacatagatcatagtttattacaaatagcacatagttcagtacataggatagcctcacaattacaactacatagatcatagtttattacaaataacacatagttcagtacatatataggatagcctcacaattacaactacatagatcagtagccgTTGTCGACATCCGTAATCGGACCACATGTTTCATCATCATCAGGCTcagcgaaccaataatcatcgacgaaacctggaggtggtccatttGGACCTAGGTCAATgcctgctttgaacgcctcgagcaaactaaggtcttctacggcacacacatcctcagcttcatattcttcattgtcttcctccataaccgcatcttcttcttgctcatcgtctacgaccatgttaTCAACAACGGCTGACAAGTCGATAGTGAAATgaccggggagcccttcttcttgataaaaatcaacactccttgctgaggggtctacgcggcggtaatcatccttgtttggcgggggtggcctaatgcgtgaaggaaccgtcatcacaacatcccatccatgtagacgtttggTCGGGTTTcggcacgcgtacgggagatagaatacttggaaggcttgggtggccaaaatgtacacgtcctctcccttataaacagagcttctttcaacttcaaccaatccaatttcaggatcccgtctcacgcGGCGTGGGTCGAACCAAAGGCATTTGAatacgacgggatttagccctttgtcaaacccgtaattcagctcgtatataccctcgactcttccatagtaatggagtccatcatcaccttgacataccaccccgctatttattgtcttcttgtttggacggcttgttgtgtattgatgggtctggaagcgatacccgttcacgtcataagAATCGAACGAGTCGACGGAATGGTtgaagcccctagcaatttttcgtagcaagggattcatgtctttgtcagttcttgcctacaagatTAGGACGACAAGTTTAGAACAAGAAATGTCGGCCGAAATGTCGACAGTGTACAAACAAATTTGGATAGGATAGTACCAAACCACAGAACCAGCTAAACCGTGACCgccgcccttatcgaaaatttCCTTGGATTCTTCCGAGGTAGGATCCCTGTGGGTATACCTCCAATATTTAGTCGTGAATTGTCTACAACAGTGAAcggaggaagagttagccacgaacatacgatgaatgtttgcgaataactaaatggttagcacttacttgatgtacggcttcacttccaccatggtgttcaagacatatgagtggatcaactcccgctcatgtaaattcgttgtgtacggcttcgagccacttgacttgccgccaagccctatgaagatgctaagcttgggtacatcttcattgttggcggcattgtaacggaggaccgggttgtgctttgtgggaatgttgggatcat
This region of Lolium perenne isolate Kyuss_39 chromosome 2, Kyuss_2.0, whole genome shotgun sequence genomic DNA includes:
- the LOC139835191 gene encoding uncharacterized protein, giving the protein MPPRKRKGGFKKKIKAVAELVGLSSGSSSQTRPPSAPPSAPPSPPPRRKNAQPRRLRTPSPSPPPAEDDDEEQWGGEDEEDGEEHGGQDEEAGGEDGGEDGGEDSGEDGGEDGGEDGGEDGGEDLEEDEGLGGMPQELDPTLVWSPPVEEVYVAAEERLEPRDKKPYRRGITKLPKLKTWAFRDVVLVPAGKSMFKYGDPRRKPTREYPNILGGIIRKHFLGLSISLPVAATWLGLGSTTATRKILAASTETCKSGLSATSGNTSRGLRARKLRATLSYTSCAG